AGCTTTTGCTGCTCTATTGGCCTATCGTTGCTGATGATAGCACCTGCTTCGGGCCTACTTGTTCAGCTCTTCCTCGAGCGCGGCCTGTGCCGCCTGTGGGTTGGCCTGGCCCTGCGAGGCCTTCATCACCTGGCCGACCAGGAACTTGATCGCGACGATCTTGCCGCTCTTGTAGTCGGCCACCGACTTGGGGTTGGCGGCGATTGCGGCGCGGGCCATGGCGGCGAGTGCCTCGCCGCCGCCGATCACCGCCAGGCCGCGTGCCTGCACCAGCTCGGCCGGCGCAGCGCCCGTGCGGAAGCTGCCCTCGAACACCGCCTTGGCGCTGGTGCGCGTGATCGTGCCCTGGGCTAGCAGCGCGATCAGCGCGCCGACATACTCGGGCTTAAACCGATCGTGGATCGTGCCGAGCGACTCGCCGGTCTCTTTGGTCAGCCGAAACAGCTCGCCGGTGATCCAGTTGGCTACCTCGCGCGCGGCCACCCCACGCGACTGCGCCGCCGCCACCGCCTGCTCGAAATATTCCGCATCGGCGCGCGCCACCGTCAGCACCTCGGCGTCGTTGGCGCTCAGGCCATACTCGTGCATGAAGCGCGCCCGGCGTGCGTCGGGTAGCTCGGGCAGCTCGGCCTGGCGCTCGGCGACCCATGTGTCGGTCAGCAGCAGCGGCGGCAGATCTGGCTCGGGGAAGTAGCGGTAATCCTCCGAACCCTCCTTCAGGCGCTGCTCGATCGTCTTGCCGGCATCCTCGTCCCAGCCGCGAGTCGACTGGCGGATCAGCTCGCCGGCCGCGAGCGCCTTACTCTGGCGCTCGATCTCATAGGCCAGCGCGCGCTCGACCGCGCGAAACGAGTTCATATTCTTGATCTCGACCTTGGCGCCATACTCCTGCTGGCCGGGCGGCCGCACCGACACATTCGCATCGCAGCGCAGCGCGCCCTCCTCCATATTGCCGGTGTTCACGCCGATCCAGCGCAAGATCTGCTGGAGCTTCTGGAAGTAGCGCCGGGCCTCTTCGGGCGAGCCGATATCGGGGTCGGAGACGATCTCCATCAGCGGCACGCCGGCGCGGTTGAAATCGACCAGCGATGAGCCGTCGGGCTGGTGGTTGAGCTTGCCGGTATCTTCCTCGATATGCACGCGCGTCAGGCCCACGCGCTTGGGGCCGTGGTCGCCCTCGATCTCAACCCAGCCCGCCACGCACAGCGGGTCGTCGAACTGGCTGCGCTGATACGACGACGGCAGGTCGGGGTAGAAGTAGTTCTTGCGGCTGATCACATTGCTGTGTTGGATGCGGCAGTTGAGCGCCAGGCCGGTGCGCGCGGCCAGCTCGACGGCGCGGCGATTGATGAACGGCAGCGCGCCGGGCAGGCCCATGCAGGTGGGGCAGACATGCGTATTGGGTGCGGCGCCGGCCACCTCGGCACTGCAGCCGCAGAACATCTTCGATTTCGTGAGGATCTGGGCGTGAACCTCGAGCCCGATCGTGACCAGGTATTCCATGGATTTCCTCTTTATGATCGCGACTGGGTGCCATTATAGCATGCTCGCGCGCGGTGCAGGGCGCCCGCCAAAGCTATGCTATACTGCGCGTACTGCACCCGCCGATTAGCCCAAGGAGCCGCGCATGCTGGTTCTCTCAGCCGCCGATGTGCGCCGGGCCGCGCCAATGCCGGCTGCGATCGACGCGGTGGCCGGCGCGTTCGCCCAGCTGTCGGCCGGCCAGGCGACTGTGCCGCTGCGGGTGTCGATCGGCCAGCCCGGCCACGACTCACACACGTTCTTTATGCCCGCGCTGCTGGCGCAGAGCGGTGCGCTTGGCCTGAAGGTCGTGTCGGTGTTCCCACACAACCAGCAGCGCCACGGCCTGCCCAGCATTCACGCGCTGGTGGTGCTGATCGACGCCGCCACCGGCGTGCCGCTGGCCGCGATGGACGGCGGCTACCTGACGGCCCTGCGCACCGGCGCGGCCTCGGGCGCCGCCACGCGTGCGCTGGCGCGGCCCGCAGCGCGCGTGCTGGCTATGTTCGGCGCGGGTGCCCAGGCGCCCGGCCAGGTGCAGGCGGTGTGCGCAGTCCGGCCGATCGAGCGCGTGCTGATCGTGAATCGTGGCCGCGCCCGCGCCGAGCAGCTGATCGCCACGCTGGCCGAGCTGGGGGTTGCGGCCGCATGCGCCGTGGCCGAGTCGGCCGGCGCGGCCCTGGCCGAGGCCGACATCGTCTGCTGCGCCACCAGCGCGGCCACGCCGCTGTTCGACGACGCCGACCTGCGCGCGGGCACGCATATCAACGCGGTTGGCGCGTTTACGCCGGCGCTGGCCGAGGTGCCACCCGCGACGATCGCCCGCGCCTATGTGGTGGTCGATCAGCACGCGGCGGCCCTGGCCGAGGCCGGCGACCTGATCCAGGCCCACGCGGCCGGCGCGCTCGACATGGGCCGGGTGGTCGAGCTGGGCACGATCCTGGCCGGCGCCGCACCTGGCCGCGCCGATGATCAACAGATCACATGCTTTAAGTCGGTCGGCAATGCCGTGCAAGATCTGGCGGTTGGCCAGCTGGTGCTGGCCGAGGCGCAGCGGCTGGGGCTGGGAGTCGAGATCGCGCTGCGCTGAGAGCCGCAGCGCGATGCATCGCACTGCAACCTGGAACGTGAACAATGCAGCTCGAACTCTGGCAGTGGGCGCTGGGCGCGCTCGGCGCCTTTCTGGTAGGCCTCTCGAAGATGGACATCCCGGGCCTGGGGGTGCTCACCGTCGCGATCTTTGCGCTGGTATTTCCGGCCCGCGAGTCAGTCGGGCTGGTGCTGGTCATCCTGATCTGCGGTGATATTGTGGCGATCACGGCCTACCGGCACGATGCCAGCTGGCCGCACCTGTGGCGGCTGTTCCCCTGGGCGGCGGCCGGGGTTGTGGTGGGCTACTTTGCGCTTGGGCGGATCGACGCTACCCACATGCGCCGGCTGATCGGGGCCATTCTGATCGGGCTGGTGCTGTTTCAGTATCTTCGTGTGCTTCGCCCAACGAGGCTCGACGCCGGCTGGAATGGTATCGCAGCAATCTGACCATAACCATATGCGTCCGCATTCCTGCCCCGCTCCCACATTGGGAACGGGGAATTTTGACGTTCGGCGGCGGGCGGCTATGCTGCGGCAGCCGTGCTCTACAGTTGCAGTGATGGATGGAGCGACGCAGATAGCTGCCACCAAAACACTACTCCAGCCATGATACAGAACACGACAGCCAGTCCCAAGCGTGCCAACCAAATCTGTACTTGTTGTATCAAGCTCTTTTTCCGACGACGCGGTGCTTGTGGTGCGGGAAGGAGCAGCCGTTTAAACCCTCCGGCAGTATTGACAACTTGCTGCACTGACTGGCCTCGCTTCTTGTTCCGTTGTGCATTGGCCAGGCGCTTGTCAAGCCGAGCCAATTCTTCATCTTCGTATTCAAGCTCGATTTGGAGGTGTGGCGGCATACTCAGTGAGCCATAGCTAACTCCTCGCGTACGATCAGGGTAAACAGCTGTGACAGCCGCGCTTGGTATGTATGCTGAATCAGCGCTATCTGGAACCTGGCGACGATTCGCTCCACTAGGTCAGCGGGTAGAGGTTTTCCGGAGTCGCTGTGCCGAACTTCCTCCATGACATCTTGCGCAATCGTTTCCCATGCCGCCTCACCACCAGATTGTCGATCTCTCAGTAACTGCACTGTCGGAGCATCTTGGTAATAGTTCTGTATAACGCGTACACAGATTTGTGTAGTTGTAACTTCTGGATGGATCAAGTGCGGCATGACCTCATCGGCGAACTGTTCCAATGCAGGGCCTTTGAAATGCCAACCGCAGGTCATTGCAATGACCTGGAAAAGTGGGAGCCACCGCTCTCGATATGCAATTGTCTCGTTTTCTGACAGCGGCATGGGCGTTCTCCGAAGCCAAAGGCGGATGCGGGTCATGAGGAATCTACCATGATCACTCGACCACGAA
The sequence above is drawn from the Candidatus Kouleothrix ribensis genome and encodes:
- the gatB gene encoding Asp-tRNA(Asn)/Glu-tRNA(Gln) amidotransferase subunit GatB, encoding MEYLVTIGLEVHAQILTKSKMFCGCSAEVAGAAPNTHVCPTCMGLPGALPFINRRAVELAARTGLALNCRIQHSNVISRKNYFYPDLPSSYQRSQFDDPLCVAGWVEIEGDHGPKRVGLTRVHIEEDTGKLNHQPDGSSLVDFNRAGVPLMEIVSDPDIGSPEEARRYFQKLQQILRWIGVNTGNMEEGALRCDANVSVRPPGQQEYGAKVEIKNMNSFRAVERALAYEIERQSKALAAGELIRQSTRGWDEDAGKTIEQRLKEGSEDYRYFPEPDLPPLLLTDTWVAERQAELPELPDARRARFMHEYGLSANDAEVLTVARADAEYFEQAVAAAQSRGVAAREVANWITGELFRLTKETGESLGTIHDRFKPEYVGALIALLAQGTITRTSAKAVFEGSFRTGAAPAELVQARGLAVIGGGEALAAMARAAIAANPKSVADYKSGKIVAIKFLVGQVMKASQGQANPQAAQAALEEELNK
- a CDS encoding ornithine cyclodeaminase; translated protein: MLVLSAADVRRAAPMPAAIDAVAGAFAQLSAGQATVPLRVSIGQPGHDSHTFFMPALLAQSGALGLKVVSVFPHNQQRHGLPSIHALVVLIDAATGVPLAAMDGGYLTALRTGAASGAATRALARPAARVLAMFGAGAQAPGQVQAVCAVRPIERVLIVNRGRARAEQLIATLAELGVAAACAVAESAGAALAEADIVCCATSAATPLFDDADLRAGTHINAVGAFTPALAEVPPATIARAYVVVDQHAAALAEAGDLIQAHAAGALDMGRVVELGTILAGAAPGRADDQQITCFKSVGNAVQDLAVGQLVLAEAQRLGLGVEIALR
- a CDS encoding sulfite exporter TauE/SafE family protein is translated as MQLELWQWALGALGAFLVGLSKMDIPGLGVLTVAIFALVFPARESVGLVLVILICGDIVAITAYRHDASWPHLWRLFPWAAAGVVVGYFALGRIDATHMRRLIGAILIGLVLFQYLRVLRPTRLDAGWNGIAAI